A DNA window from Chitinivorax tropicus contains the following coding sequences:
- a CDS encoding HDOD domain-containing protein, with protein MSTFVEPVMQITTQDSDQLLRGIVIPPRPTIMLALQEAQQGGDPEPSDIAALISQDVSLSAAMLKTVNSPFFGLPQRVSSVPHAVILLGVRNAIRLASDLALRNALKCDGHYHVERFWDMATLDAQVTAFLAVQLNLPVRDQAYTFGLFQNCGIPLLLARFKDYQDTLDLAYASRNKPFTTIEMDRHGTHHAVIGYLVARCWFLPESIGQAILTHHDGTVFTEPSSEITDEVRTLVALAKLGEQISHGFLHLPRDQEWPTIGRAVLDHLHLSHDEYEDLCDAIQQMLERQGQE; from the coding sequence ATGAGCACGTTTGTTGAGCCTGTCATGCAAATCACCACACAAGATTCTGATCAATTACTGCGCGGCATCGTCATTCCCCCCCGCCCAACCATCATGCTGGCATTGCAAGAAGCCCAGCAGGGAGGGGATCCGGAGCCCAGCGACATCGCGGCACTCATCAGCCAGGACGTCAGCTTGTCCGCCGCCATGCTGAAAACCGTCAATTCACCTTTCTTCGGCCTGCCGCAGCGCGTCTCATCGGTTCCGCACGCGGTGATCCTGCTGGGTGTGCGCAATGCCATCCGCCTGGCCTCCGATCTGGCTTTGCGCAATGCGCTCAAGTGCGATGGCCATTACCATGTCGAGCGGTTCTGGGACATGGCAACCCTCGATGCACAAGTCACCGCATTCCTGGCCGTGCAATTGAACCTGCCAGTTCGTGACCAAGCCTATACCTTCGGCCTGTTCCAGAACTGCGGCATCCCCCTGTTGCTGGCCCGTTTCAAGGACTATCAGGACACCCTGGATCTGGCCTATGCCTCGCGCAACAAGCCCTTCACCACCATCGAAATGGATCGCCATGGCACCCACCACGCAGTGATCGGTTATCTGGTCGCGCGCTGCTGGTTTTTACCGGAATCCATTGGTCAAGCCATTCTGACGCACCACGACGGCACGGTCTTCACCGAACCCAGCAGCGAGATCACCGATGAAGTGCGGACGCTGGTTGCATTGGCCAAGCTGGGCGAGCAGATCTCGCACGGCTTCCTGCACCTGCCACGCGACCAGGAATGGCCCACCATAGGCCGGGCCGTGCTGGATCACCTGCACCTGTCCCATGATGAATACGAAGATCTGTGCGATGCCATTCAGCAGATGCTCGAAAGGCAAGGCCAGGAATAA
- a CDS encoding DNA-deoxyinosine glycosylase, whose amino-acid sequence MQRKPSFPPIFQADARLLILGSLPGDASLDAAQYYAHPRNQFWRLLGDLLQQPLVELSYPQRLDLLIKHRIALWDVIADAHRDGSLDSQIRAERHNDLTSLIRQLPALRLIAFNGKTAAKQAQAIATLGIDMLTLPSSSPAFRLPYEQKRTHWLGMLRALA is encoded by the coding sequence ATGCAACGCAAGCCCAGCTTCCCGCCCATTTTTCAGGCTGATGCCCGGTTACTGATCCTGGGCAGCCTGCCTGGTGATGCCTCGCTGGATGCGGCCCAGTACTATGCACACCCGCGCAATCAATTCTGGCGCTTGCTGGGTGATCTCCTACAGCAACCGCTGGTGGAATTGAGTTATCCACAACGTCTGGATCTGCTGATCAAGCATCGCATCGCCTTATGGGACGTAATCGCTGATGCACATCGAGATGGCAGTCTGGACAGCCAGATCCGTGCTGAGCGACACAACGATCTCACCTCACTGATCCGCCAGCTCCCAGCGCTACGGTTGATTGCCTTCAATGGCAAAACCGCCGCCAAGCAAGCCCAAGCGATTGCCACATTGGGTATCGACATGCTGACGCTGCCTTCCTCCAGCCCTGCATTCAGGTTGCCTTATGAACAGAAACGAACCCATTGGCTGGGCATGCTGCGGGCGCTGGCTTAG
- a CDS encoding radical SAM protein — MSQQPVVLSITRHDRDVAGLTYVYPVVSRRAGGVSIGINLNPNNACNWRCLYCQVPDLKRGGAPDIDLVLLEHELRAFIEYVMNGDFMATQVPPEARRLNDIALSGNGEPTSASCFHEVIQLIGRVMRDFDLLGKIKVVLITNGSLMNRTLVREGLANMRALGGEVWFKVDRGTAAQMSLINQVNAMPERVLRHLRQAALSCPTWVQTCMFKLDGLPPDDQEIEAYLALLRQARDGGVALGGVLLYGIARQSTQPEAARLSPCDADWMQMLADKIAELGLQVKLSI; from the coding sequence GTGAGTCAGCAGCCTGTGGTTTTGAGCATCACCCGCCATGATCGTGACGTGGCCGGGTTGACCTATGTGTATCCCGTGGTGTCCCGTCGTGCCGGTGGCGTGTCGATAGGGATCAACCTGAATCCGAACAACGCCTGCAACTGGCGTTGCCTGTATTGCCAAGTGCCCGATTTGAAGCGAGGCGGGGCGCCGGACATTGATCTGGTCTTGCTGGAGCACGAGCTGAGAGCATTCATCGAATATGTGATGAACGGCGATTTCATGGCCACCCAAGTCCCGCCCGAGGCGCGCCGGCTGAATGATATTGCGTTGTCCGGAAATGGTGAGCCGACAAGCGCCAGTTGTTTCCATGAGGTGATTCAGTTGATTGGCCGTGTGATGCGGGATTTTGATCTGCTCGGCAAAATCAAGGTGGTGCTGATCACAAATGGCAGCTTGATGAATCGAACGCTGGTGCGGGAGGGATTGGCCAATATGCGGGCATTGGGCGGGGAGGTGTGGTTCAAGGTGGATCGTGGGACGGCTGCGCAGATGAGCCTGATCAATCAAGTGAATGCCATGCCAGAGCGCGTGCTTCGTCATCTGCGCCAGGCGGCGTTGTCCTGTCCGACATGGGTGCAGACCTGCATGTTTAAACTGGATGGATTGCCACCAGATGATCAGGAGATCGAAGCCTATCTGGCACTGTTGAGGCAGGCGCGGGATGGCGGGGTGGCGCTAGGTGGTGTGCTGCTGTATGGCATTGCTCGCCAATCCACCCAGCCCGAGGCAGCTCGGCTGTCGCCATGTGATGCGGACTGGATGCAGATGCTGGCGGATAAAATTGCAGAGTTGGGGTTGCAGGTCAAACTCAGCATCTAG
- a CDS encoding helix-turn-helix domain-containing protein produces the protein MKLFEKIVNPREIRRKLGLNQQEFWTKIGVTQSGGSRYESGRNMPKPVRELLRLVHVEQLDLTKVRKEDFDIIDYLRETHPDLYKSLKKAVKARENQQPVAAEENN, from the coding sequence ATGAAACTCTTTGAAAAAATCGTCAACCCGCGTGAAATACGCCGCAAACTCGGGCTGAATCAACAAGAATTCTGGACGAAGATCGGCGTCACACAGAGCGGTGGCTCTCGTTATGAGAGTGGCCGCAACATGCCGAAACCCGTACGTGAATTGCTGCGCTTGGTGCATGTTGAGCAACTGGATCTGACCAAGGTCAGAAAAGAAGATTTCGATATCATCGATTATCTGCGCGAAACACATCCAGATCTGTACAAGAGCCTGAAAAAAGCTGTGAAAGCGCGCGAAAATCAGCAGCCCGTTGCCGCAGAAGAAAACAACTGA
- a CDS encoding DUF2235 domain-containing protein encodes MSKNIVFCADGTWNGPQQDENNDQIADPTNVYKLFNNLAGEVAQSACSADEQEKYAMQDGHPLQVAKYLHGVGDSSNLFIQIFGGGLGVGTICRIVRGYTFISRHYEPGDHIYITGFSRGAYTARALAGLICSKGLLSQPLACDPDKKRVYQLGIQTWRDYRQGRQDADGNLLSKLSDLIREIPLNFTKPPSDRDYTPVDHIQAVAVWDTVGSLGIPTYDDETQQRLDMFRFADTALNPKVVMGLHAISLDEMRPDFSPTLWDQRTGITQMLFPGAHADVGGGYPTSDHESELSDIALDWMQQALLPCGLHLARAVPQTPTAAQTGVAHQPWIHAPWSIKPRMPRCFPKHIDVHPSVTDRMQASLVISEPGTTATAYAPVNRP; translated from the coding sequence ATGTCCAAGAATATTGTTTTTTGTGCCGACGGAACCTGGAATGGCCCGCAGCAAGATGAAAACAATGATCAGATCGCAGACCCCACCAATGTCTATAAGCTGTTCAACAACCTGGCGGGGGAGGTTGCTCAATCAGCATGCAGTGCAGACGAGCAGGAGAAATATGCCATGCAGGATGGGCACCCCCTCCAAGTGGCCAAGTATCTACATGGCGTGGGGGATTCCAGCAACCTGTTCATCCAGATATTTGGCGGCGGGTTGGGAGTAGGCACCATCTGCCGCATTGTGCGTGGCTATACCTTCATCTCAAGGCATTATGAGCCGGGTGATCACATCTACATCACCGGGTTCAGCAGAGGGGCTTACACGGCCCGCGCCCTGGCGGGACTGATCTGCAGCAAGGGCCTGCTGAGCCAGCCCCTGGCATGCGACCCTGACAAAAAGCGGGTTTATCAGTTGGGCATTCAGACTTGGCGTGACTATCGCCAAGGCCGGCAAGATGCAGATGGCAACCTGCTCAGCAAGCTGTCGGATTTGATCCGTGAGATTCCACTCAACTTCACCAAGCCGCCATCCGACCGCGATTACACGCCGGTGGATCATATTCAGGCCGTTGCCGTCTGGGATACGGTCGGGTCGTTGGGTATCCCAACCTATGATGACGAGACCCAGCAACGGTTGGATATGTTCCGCTTTGCGGATACGGCGCTCAACCCCAAGGTGGTCATGGGTTTGCACGCCATTTCGCTGGATGAGATGCGGCCCGATTTCTCCCCCACGCTGTGGGATCAGCGTACCGGCATCACCCAGATGCTGTTCCCCGGTGCCCATGCCGACGTGGGGGGTGGCTACCCGACCAGCGATCACGAAAGTGAGCTGTCAGACATTGCGCTGGACTGGATGCAACAGGCGCTTCTGCCATGTGGCTTACACCTTGCCCGTGCTGTGCCACAGACACCAACTGCAGCGCAGACGGGCGTTGCACACCAACCTTGGATTCATGCACCTTGGTCGATCAAGCCTCGTATGCCACGGTGCTTTCCCAAGCACATCGATGTCCACCCCTCCGTTACAGACAGGATGCAGGCATCACTGGTAATCAGTGAACCTGGAACTACAGCAACAGCCTACGCGCCGGTCAACCGCCCCTGA
- the glp gene encoding gephyrin-like molybdotransferase Glp, producing the protein MTHPTPLTVDEALAQVLAQATITTQIVDVPLTQAHQHILAIDQISPLDVPPHDNSAMDGYAVNVTDLAADPQSALPVSQRIPAGTVGQPLQSGTVARIFTGAPIPPGCDAVVMQEDTISDGEMIRVTQPVKLGQHIRRKGEDIAQGSVILPAGSRLGAAQLGLAASVGLATLPIRRALKVAILSTGDELVDPGSPLGPGQIYNSNRYVLTSLLANLGCEVLDQGNIPDNLRATQDALQRAATEADLILSCGGVSVGEEDHVKAAIEATGSLNLWRIAMKPGKPLAMGKVGTTPFIGLPGNPVSAFVTFLLFVRPFILTCQGASQVLPAPLKVTAGFDWPKPDKRREFLRARLTASMTGAPEATLFAHQGSGVLTSCAWADGLVDVPAGRAIKAGELVSFVPFSHLQAT; encoded by the coding sequence ATGACTCACCCCACCCCGCTGACCGTCGATGAGGCGCTGGCCCAGGTGCTGGCCCAGGCCACCATCACCACCCAGATCGTCGATGTGCCACTGACCCAGGCCCATCAACACATCCTGGCCATCGATCAGATCTCGCCGCTGGATGTCCCCCCTCATGACAACAGTGCCATGGATGGCTATGCCGTCAACGTGACCGATCTGGCGGCGGACCCACAAAGTGCGCTACCGGTCAGCCAACGCATTCCTGCCGGCACTGTCGGGCAGCCGCTGCAGAGCGGCACCGTTGCACGCATCTTCACCGGTGCGCCCATTCCTCCCGGTTGCGATGCAGTGGTAATGCAGGAAGACACCATCAGTGATGGCGAAATGATCCGCGTCACGCAGCCCGTCAAACTGGGGCAACATATTCGCCGCAAAGGGGAAGACATTGCCCAGGGCAGCGTGATCCTGCCTGCTGGCAGCCGGCTGGGTGCCGCCCAGCTAGGCCTGGCGGCATCGGTCGGGCTGGCTACACTGCCAATCAGGCGTGCGCTGAAAGTCGCCATCCTGTCAACCGGCGACGAGCTGGTCGATCCAGGCAGCCCGCTCGGCCCTGGCCAGATCTATAACTCCAACCGCTATGTCTTGACCAGCCTGCTGGCCAATCTGGGTTGCGAGGTATTGGACCAAGGCAATATTCCCGACAACCTGCGCGCCACCCAGGATGCCCTGCAACGTGCAGCTACCGAAGCCGATCTGATATTGAGCTGCGGTGGCGTATCGGTCGGTGAGGAAGATCACGTCAAAGCCGCCATCGAGGCGACAGGCAGCCTGAATCTGTGGCGTATCGCCATGAAGCCTGGCAAGCCATTGGCCATGGGCAAAGTCGGCACCACTCCGTTCATTGGGCTGCCCGGCAATCCCGTGTCGGCCTTCGTCACCTTTCTGCTGTTCGTGCGGCCTTTCATCCTGACCTGCCAGGGCGCCAGCCAAGTTCTACCCGCGCCGCTCAAGGTCACAGCAGGCTTTGACTGGCCCAAGCCAGATAAGCGCCGCGAGTTCTTGCGCGCCCGACTGACAGCCTCGATGACCGGCGCACCCGAGGCCACCCTGTTTGCGCATCAGGGCTCTGGGGTATTGACCTCATGTGCGTGGGCAGATGGGCTGGTGGACGTTCCCGCTGGGCGGGCCATCAAGGCTGGCGAGCTGGTCAGCTTCGTTCCCTTCAGCCACCTGCAGGCCACTTGA
- a CDS encoding AAA family ATPase, whose protein sequence is MTRFTGTNSYVATPDLMMAVNAAMTLQRPLLIKGEPGTGKTMLAEEVAAALGLPLIQWHIKSTTKAQQGLYEYDAVSRLRDSQLGDERVKDIGNYIVKGKLWEAFEHDQQAVLLIDEIDKADIEFPNDLLRELDRMEFYVYETRQTVSARTRPIIIITSNNEKELPDAFLRRCFFHYIRFPDKPTMQQIVSVHYPHLKQDLLKEALELFFAIRELPGIKKKPSTSELLDWLKLLMAEDIPPDALKSQDASLVVPPLAGALLKNEQDVNLFERLISMVKARRN, encoded by the coding sequence ATGACTCGATTTACCGGCACCAACTCCTATGTGGCAACGCCAGACCTGATGATGGCCGTCAATGCCGCCATGACACTACAACGCCCGTTGTTGATCAAAGGCGAACCGGGTACCGGCAAGACCATGCTGGCGGAAGAAGTCGCAGCAGCACTGGGGCTGCCGCTGATCCAGTGGCATATCAAATCCACCACCAAAGCCCAGCAAGGGCTTTATGAGTATGACGCGGTATCCCGCCTGCGCGACTCACAACTGGGTGATGAGCGGGTCAAGGACATTGGCAACTACATCGTCAAAGGCAAGTTGTGGGAAGCCTTTGAACATGACCAGCAAGCCGTGCTGCTGATCGATGAGATCGACAAAGCGGACATTGAATTTCCCAACGACCTGCTGCGCGAGCTGGATCGCATGGAATTCTACGTCTACGAAACCCGCCAGACGGTATCAGCCAGAACCCGCCCGATCATCATCATCACCTCAAACAATGAAAAAGAGCTGCCCGATGCCTTTTTGCGTCGCTGTTTCTTCCACTACATCCGCTTTCCCGACAAACCCACCATGCAACAGATTGTTTCGGTGCATTACCCCCACCTGAAACAAGATCTGCTGAAAGAAGCACTGGAGCTGTTCTTTGCTATCCGCGAGCTGCCAGGCATCAAGAAGAAACCTTCCACATCAGAGCTGCTGGATTGGCTGAAACTGTTGATGGCAGAGGACATTCCCCCCGATGCGTTGAAAAGCCAGGATGCCAGCCTTGTTGTTCCACCGCTTGCCGGTGCGCTGCTGAAGAACGAACAGGATGTCAATCTGTTCGAGCGATTGATTTCCATGGTCAAAGCGCGTCGTAACTGA
- a CDS encoding universal stress protein, protein MYQRILVPVDDSETSHRALDEAIKFAQDQRAKVRLISVVDLAQFSWGGTEFLDTADLQASLRDAGRKTLQEAQARLKALAVEAETQLVETWGGRVANLIVQEAASWQADIIVMGTHGWSGLDHLILGSVAEGVVRISDVPILMIRSRR, encoded by the coding sequence ATGTATCAACGTATTCTGGTTCCGGTGGATGATAGTGAAACGTCACATCGTGCCTTGGATGAGGCCATCAAGTTCGCCCAGGACCAGCGCGCGAAGGTGCGCTTGATCAGCGTGGTGGATCTGGCCCAGTTCAGCTGGGGTGGAACAGAGTTTCTGGATACGGCTGATCTCCAGGCCTCATTGCGAGATGCGGGGCGTAAAACGCTGCAGGAGGCACAGGCCCGCCTCAAGGCCTTGGCGGTCGAGGCGGAGACACAACTTGTCGAGACCTGGGGGGGGAGGGTGGCCAACCTGATCGTGCAGGAGGCGGCCAGCTGGCAGGCTGATATTATTGTCATGGGCACCCATGGCTGGAGCGGCTTGGATCACCTGATTCTCGGCAGTGTAGCAGAGGGTGTGGTGCGCATCAGCGATGTACCGATTCTGATGATCCGATCGCGGCGATAG
- a CDS encoding acyl-CoA thioesterase, whose amino-acid sequence MARIKLELPAHVDFETRIRLRIGDINYGGHLGNDAVLSLIHEARVQFLAHLGYTELNVEGHGIILADAAVVYRAEAFYGDELAIKLALDDFNRYGCDFFYGLTELKSGKEVAKAKTNVVFFDYAARRPVDIPAAFLSRLSQSRGETA is encoded by the coding sequence ATGGCTCGTATCAAACTTGAACTACCGGCACATGTCGATTTCGAAACCCGTATCCGACTTCGCATCGGCGATATCAACTACGGTGGCCATCTAGGCAATGATGCCGTGCTCAGCTTGATCCACGAAGCGCGCGTACAGTTCCTGGCTCATTTGGGCTATACCGAACTGAATGTGGAAGGCCATGGCATCATTCTGGCAGATGCCGCCGTGGTCTACCGGGCCGAAGCCTTTTATGGAGACGAACTGGCGATCAAGCTGGCGCTGGATGATTTCAATCGATATGGCTGCGATTTCTTTTATGGCCTGACTGAACTCAAATCAGGCAAGGAAGTCGCAAAAGCCAAGACCAACGTAGTATTTTTTGATTATGCGGCACGCAGACCTGTGGATATCCCGGCTGCATTCCTGAGTAGACTTTCCCAATCCAGAGGCGAAACAGCATGA
- the mobB gene encoding molybdopterin-guanine dinucleotide biosynthesis protein B: MKTFGFAGWSGSGKTTLIEQVLPHLTTKGLRVSLIKHTHHDFELDQPGKDSWRHRQAGAHEVLLAGGQRWALLHELRDQPSPSLTDLLARLSPCDLVLVEGFKREPIPKLEVHRPALGKAMLHPDDPDIVAIACDQWIDAPLPRLDLNRADEIAQFILDWIQT; the protein is encoded by the coding sequence ATGAAGACCTTTGGCTTTGCAGGCTGGTCTGGCAGCGGTAAAACCACGCTGATCGAGCAAGTCCTGCCCCACTTGACCACAAAAGGGCTGCGGGTTTCGCTGATCAAACATACTCACCACGATTTTGAGCTGGATCAACCAGGGAAAGACAGCTGGCGCCATCGCCAGGCTGGCGCACACGAGGTGCTGCTGGCAGGCGGCCAACGATGGGCTTTGTTGCATGAGCTGCGTGATCAGCCCTCCCCTTCGCTGACCGATCTGCTCGCCCGCCTCTCCCCTTGCGATCTGGTCCTGGTCGAGGGTTTCAAGCGTGAGCCGATACCCAAGCTGGAGGTGCATCGACCCGCGCTGGGCAAAGCCATGCTGCACCCAGATGACCCTGATATCGTTGCCATTGCCTGTGATCAATGGATTGACGCCCCGCTGCCAAGGCTTGACCTGAACCGCGCCGACGAGATCGCACAATTTATTTTGGATTGGATTCAAACATGA
- a CDS encoding DMT family transporter — protein MLKKIDGYSWAILAAFGFSMKAIFVKLAYQTAPVSATTLLAMRMAIALPFFAWMARLGAQQKPVPLTASRLGQVVALGCLGYYLSSLFDFEGLRHITAGLERLILYLYPTMVLLIQAVLMRKPPSNRAWQAIGLCYLGLAIAFGHDLQLGSQESVWLGGAWVFASAVTYAIYYVGTGKVVGVLGPMQLTGLSGTASCLMVLAHWAITDANTQPAALPIQIWGYATAMAMFSTVLPIWALAQAIRRMGTSDAAAIGALGPALTILFAWWWLGESLSWWQMAGMGLIIIGVIRLKPAKAPADK, from the coding sequence ATGTTAAAAAAGATTGATGGTTATAGCTGGGCCATTTTGGCTGCATTTGGCTTTTCGATGAAAGCCATCTTCGTCAAGCTCGCCTACCAGACTGCGCCAGTGAGTGCCACGACCCTGCTCGCCATGCGCATGGCCATCGCCCTGCCCTTCTTCGCGTGGATGGCCCGCCTGGGTGCACAACAAAAACCCGTGCCGCTGACCGCCTCGCGGCTTGGGCAGGTGGTGGCCTTGGGCTGCTTGGGTTATTACTTGTCCAGTCTGTTCGATTTCGAGGGCTTGCGCCATATCACCGCCGGGCTGGAACGCCTGATCCTTTACCTCTACCCGACCATGGTGCTGTTGATCCAGGCCGTGCTGATGCGCAAGCCCCCCAGCAACCGCGCCTGGCAAGCCATTGGCTTGTGTTATCTGGGGTTGGCCATTGCATTCGGGCACGACCTGCAACTGGGCTCGCAGGAATCAGTCTGGCTAGGGGGCGCATGGGTTTTTGCCAGTGCCGTGACCTACGCGATTTATTACGTTGGCACCGGCAAAGTCGTTGGCGTGTTGGGCCCGATGCAGTTGACCGGGTTGTCGGGCACGGCATCCTGCCTGATGGTCTTGGCCCATTGGGCCATTACCGATGCCAATACGCAGCCAGCTGCCTTGCCGATCCAGATCTGGGGCTATGCGACAGCCATGGCGATGTTCTCGACCGTACTGCCGATCTGGGCGCTCGCCCAGGCCATCCGCCGCATGGGCACGTCCGACGCGGCTGCCATTGGCGCACTCGGCCCGGCCTTGACGATTCTGTTTGCCTGGTGGTGGCTTGGGGAATCGCTATCCTGGTGGCAGATGGCTGGTATGGGGCTGATCATCATAGGCGTCATCCGCCTGAAACCCGCCAAGGCACCCGCCGACAAGTGA